Proteins encoded within one genomic window of Couchioplanes caeruleus:
- a CDS encoding glycosyltransferase family 4 protein: MPLRLLVLDQAVGVWGAQAYLLRMAPRLARHGVEMTLAGPPELDLAQAWKAAGLPHIALPLPIVRSVRSDGHRGRLSARAMLREGAQLWRTRALIRDAITSSGCDAVHANGHAIHLDAALAARAAGRPAVLHLHEEMPHRFGAVLRAAAVRTADASVAVSRAVAAGLSLRTRSRVTVIANGVDTAIFRPGAADAGVRAGLGAAPDDVLVVAVTRIDPDKRIEDIITAMTPHRGRPGWHLAIVGVTSSYPEYARQMRELARETLGSQVTFAGRRSDVADIFRAADVLVHAGLVEGMPLGMLEAQACGVPVVGYRVAGVPEAVVDGGTGLLAPAGDVAALRRHLSALLADCELRTRLGAGGIAHVQRRHTLDGQIVSYVRLLDELLGRTSGRTATARRLAGRPS, from the coding sequence GTGCCCCTGCGACTGTTGGTGCTCGACCAGGCGGTGGGTGTATGGGGTGCCCAGGCCTATCTGCTGCGGATGGCACCCCGACTGGCGCGCCACGGTGTCGAGATGACCCTGGCCGGGCCGCCGGAGTTGGACCTTGCGCAGGCGTGGAAGGCCGCGGGACTGCCGCACATCGCGCTGCCGCTGCCGATCGTCCGGTCGGTACGCAGCGACGGCCACCGGGGCAGACTCAGCGCGCGGGCGATGCTGCGTGAGGGCGCGCAGCTCTGGCGTACCCGCGCCCTGATCCGGGACGCGATCACCTCGTCGGGCTGCGACGCGGTGCACGCCAACGGGCACGCGATCCACCTCGACGCGGCGCTGGCCGCTCGGGCCGCCGGCAGGCCCGCCGTATTGCACCTGCACGAGGAGATGCCCCACCGGTTCGGAGCCGTGCTGCGCGCCGCGGCGGTGCGGACGGCGGACGCGAGCGTCGCCGTGAGCAGGGCCGTCGCCGCGGGGCTGTCGCTGCGCACCCGGTCGAGAGTGACGGTCATCGCCAACGGTGTCGACACCGCGATCTTCCGGCCCGGTGCCGCCGACGCCGGCGTCCGCGCAGGCCTGGGAGCCGCACCGGACGACGTCCTCGTCGTGGCGGTCACGCGCATCGACCCGGACAAGCGCATCGAGGACATCATCACCGCGATGACGCCGCATCGTGGCCGGCCCGGCTGGCATCTGGCGATCGTGGGGGTCACCTCGAGCTACCCCGAGTACGCCCGGCAGATGCGCGAGCTCGCCCGGGAGACGCTCGGCTCCCAGGTCACCTTCGCCGGCAGGCGGTCCGACGTGGCGGACATCTTCCGCGCCGCGGACGTGCTCGTGCACGCCGGGTTGGTGGAGGGGATGCCGCTGGGCATGCTCGAGGCGCAGGCCTGCGGAGTCCCGGTGGTCGGATACCGGGTGGCCGGGGTGCCGGAGGCCGTTGTGGACGGTGGGACGGGCCTGCTCGCCCCCGCCGGCGACGTCGCGGCGCTGCGCCGGCACCTCAGCGCCCTGCTTGCCGACTGCGAGCTGCGTACCCGACTGGGTGCAGGGGGAATCGCGCATGTCCAGCGACGCCACACGTTGGACGGGCAGATCGTTTCCTATGTGCGGCTCCTCGACGAGCTACTGGGCCGCACGTCCGGAAGGACGGCGACAGCCCGGCGCCTCGCCGGGCGCCCGAGCTGA
- a CDS encoding glycosyltransferase family 2 protein produces the protein MRTAHIDRLEPVLPVAAPLWPGSVWVGEISDDVVPAATLTLAGATGFGRARLLVRHGRAPRGFVELPVEAGRVDGAELWRRISALPTATAAQPNDGPGISVVLCTRNRPEHLRTALASLQRLEYGRFEVVVVDNGSDTDATHRIVAELGDPRIRSVDAPVAGLSRARNVGLRHARHDVVAYTDDDVVVDPGWLAGIAAGFRSEPGVGCVSGMVPSVELTSPCQAYFDKRVTWARNCVRESFSLRHPRPAEPMFPFEVGRFGTGANFAIRRETVLALGGFDEGFGVGSPTGGGEDIDMFVRVLLNGHILVYEPSAIIWHRHRPDLASLTKQIRDYGTGLGAWITQLALQPRTAMMITRRSVHALAHLGRITRVARDQDLDLAEIGGLGRAERLAVLRGPLALLRARLHGARRRPLAHAVRRAS, from the coding sequence ATGAGAACAGCGCACATCGACCGGCTGGAACCGGTGTTGCCGGTGGCGGCACCCCTCTGGCCCGGCTCCGTCTGGGTAGGTGAGATCTCCGATGACGTGGTGCCTGCCGCCACCCTCACCCTGGCCGGAGCTACCGGCTTCGGCCGCGCCCGCCTCCTGGTCCGCCACGGCCGGGCACCCCGCGGCTTCGTCGAGCTGCCCGTCGAGGCGGGCCGCGTGGACGGCGCCGAGTTGTGGCGCCGCATCTCCGCCCTGCCGACGGCGACGGCCGCGCAGCCGAACGACGGCCCCGGCATCAGCGTCGTGCTCTGCACCCGGAACCGCCCCGAGCACCTCCGCACCGCCCTCGCCTCGCTGCAACGGCTCGAGTACGGGAGGTTCGAGGTGGTGGTCGTCGACAACGGGTCGGACACCGACGCGACGCACCGGATCGTCGCGGAGCTCGGCGACCCGCGCATCCGCTCCGTGGACGCGCCGGTCGCCGGCCTGTCCCGTGCCCGCAACGTCGGCCTCCGGCACGCCCGGCACGACGTCGTCGCATACACCGACGACGACGTGGTCGTCGATCCGGGCTGGCTGGCGGGGATCGCCGCCGGCTTCCGCTCGGAGCCCGGCGTCGGTTGCGTCTCCGGCATGGTGCCCTCGGTCGAGCTGACGTCGCCGTGCCAGGCGTACTTCGACAAGCGGGTGACCTGGGCGCGCAACTGCGTCCGGGAGTCGTTCTCCCTGCGGCACCCACGGCCGGCCGAGCCGATGTTCCCCTTCGAGGTGGGCCGGTTCGGCACCGGAGCCAATTTCGCCATCCGCCGGGAGACCGTCCTCGCATTGGGCGGCTTCGACGAGGGCTTCGGCGTCGGCTCGCCGACCGGTGGCGGCGAGGACATCGACATGTTCGTCCGGGTGCTGCTGAACGGCCACATTCTGGTCTACGAGCCGTCCGCCATCATCTGGCACCGGCACCGGCCGGACCTGGCGAGCCTGACGAAGCAGATCCGCGACTACGGCACCGGCCTGGGCGCGTGGATCACCCAGCTCGCGCTCCAGCCCCGGACGGCGATGATGATCACCCGGCGGTCGGTGCACGCGCTGGCCCACCTCGGCAGGATCACCCGAGTCGCCCGCGACCAGGACCTCGACCTCGCGGAGATCGGCGGTCTCGGACGTGCCGAGCGTCTGGCCGTCCTACGCGGCCCGCTCGCCCTCCTGCGGGCCCGGCTGCACGGTGCTCGCCGCCGTCCCCTCGCCCACGCCGTCCGGCGCGCCTCATGA
- a CDS encoding lipopolysaccharide biosynthesis protein, whose product MTDTAAGPLPRTAATAATPPPTGNRRMYGDAMALAGSSSLSAGLGMLFWLVAARAVDPSELGIQTALLSAIIAPAIVIGTGVGDAFVSLLPRAGASRLKILRAGYRQLGLTAAATGLVSGLASATFLPGLRGSVSTVLLVLAGTTLWSYFVVQDCALAAMGRARWLPIENGLVSVCKIGFLPVLALSSAFGPVVVTATLLPALIGVLVMTPRVFRLAAAADETAPAPELAAEAKALAWRLMTAGAMTIGATTLLPFVVTAVAGPAEGAIFALCLAIVQGLDFVPAALGVSLVVHHAGLDDAPFPRVARVVLARTALLVTAGAVVLSLTAPFALPLLGETYAGLDGVTTLAILAGAAIPRTLFIIWAALQRARRNVRPLLRVNAMTVIVLYVSVGLLANRFGGVGAAAGLLIAQVWMTACAALHIVWTQRQGNTGSSRRETA is encoded by the coding sequence ATGACCGACACGGCCGCCGGACCGCTGCCACGGACCGCCGCAACCGCCGCAACCCCGCCTCCGACCGGCAACCGTCGCATGTACGGCGACGCGATGGCGCTCGCCGGCTCCTCGTCGCTGTCGGCCGGCCTGGGCATGCTGTTCTGGCTCGTCGCAGCCCGCGCCGTGGACCCGTCCGAGCTGGGCATCCAGACCGCCCTGCTCTCCGCGATCATCGCACCCGCGATCGTCATCGGCACCGGCGTGGGCGACGCCTTCGTCAGCCTGCTGCCCCGGGCCGGCGCGTCGCGGCTGAAGATCCTTCGGGCCGGTTACCGGCAGCTCGGCCTGACCGCGGCGGCGACCGGTCTCGTCTCCGGCCTCGCCTCGGCCACGTTCCTGCCCGGCCTGCGCGGCTCGGTGAGCACGGTGCTCCTGGTTCTCGCCGGGACCACGTTGTGGAGCTACTTCGTCGTCCAGGACTGCGCGCTCGCCGCGATGGGCCGCGCCCGCTGGCTGCCGATCGAGAACGGCCTGGTCAGTGTCTGCAAGATCGGTTTCCTGCCGGTGCTGGCCCTGTCGAGCGCGTTCGGCCCGGTCGTGGTGACCGCGACCCTCCTGCCGGCCCTGATCGGGGTGCTGGTCATGACGCCCCGCGTCTTCCGGCTGGCGGCCGCCGCAGACGAGACCGCACCGGCTCCCGAACTGGCCGCGGAGGCCAAGGCGCTCGCCTGGCGCCTGATGACCGCCGGAGCCATGACGATCGGCGCGACGACGCTGCTGCCGTTCGTGGTGACCGCCGTCGCCGGCCCGGCCGAGGGAGCGATCTTCGCGCTCTGCCTGGCCATCGTCCAGGGGCTCGACTTCGTCCCCGCCGCGCTCGGCGTCTCGCTGGTCGTCCACCACGCCGGGCTCGACGACGCACCCTTCCCCCGCGTGGCCAGAGTCGTCCTGGCCCGCACGGCGCTCCTGGTCACCGCGGGTGCCGTCGTGCTCAGCCTGACCGCGCCCTTCGCCCTGCCGCTGCTGGGCGAGACGTACGCCGGGCTCGACGGTGTCACGACCCTCGCCATCCTGGCCGGCGCGGCCATACCCCGGACGCTGTTCATCATCTGGGCGGCCCTGCAACGGGCGCGCCGCAACGTCCGTCCGCTGCTGCGCGTGAACGCGATGACCGTGATCGTCCTGTACGTGTCCGTCGGGCTGCTGGCGAATCGCTTCGGAGGCGTCGGCGCCGCCGCGGGCCTCCTGATCGCGCAGGTGTGGATGACCGCCTGCGCAGCACTGCACATCGTCTGGACGCAACGGCAAGGGAACACCGGATCCTCTCGCAGGGAGACCGCATGA
- a CDS encoding glycosyltransferase family 2 protein, with protein sequence MSESVAVTVALACHSEERLPGIRAAIDSVQRQSHRPAGIVVAVDHNAALGAVLRAEFPSVVVVGNDGPNRGASATRNVAAARARTPLIAFLDDDEVAAPTWLAGLVAPFEDAYVVGTGGRYRPVWNHRRPFWFPDEFGWVVGAHYKGMPTTTARVRNVWAGSMAVRADVFRAVGGFRTGFGKVGDVSRPEDTDLCIRMAAERQGHWVYVPRAIVDHEVPAYRASLRFFAGRCYAEGVGKIEMRAALRDLPDALGDEQTYVTRTVPLGLARNVATGRLDRAAAMALGIACAAAGAASASWAARRTGAPRPRITAGSGSA encoded by the coding sequence ATGTCTGAATCCGTTGCGGTGACGGTGGCGCTGGCCTGCCACAGCGAGGAACGCCTGCCGGGCATCCGGGCCGCGATCGATTCCGTCCAGCGGCAGAGTCACCGCCCGGCCGGAATCGTCGTGGCGGTCGACCACAACGCCGCCCTCGGCGCCGTGCTGCGCGCGGAGTTCCCCTCGGTCGTGGTGGTCGGCAACGACGGCCCGAACCGTGGGGCGTCGGCCACCCGGAATGTCGCCGCCGCACGGGCCCGTACCCCCTTGATCGCCTTTCTGGACGATGACGAGGTCGCCGCGCCCACGTGGCTGGCAGGACTCGTCGCCCCGTTCGAGGACGCGTACGTGGTGGGCACCGGAGGCCGTTACCGGCCCGTCTGGAATCACCGCCGGCCCTTCTGGTTCCCCGACGAGTTCGGCTGGGTGGTGGGCGCCCACTACAAGGGAATGCCGACCACCACCGCACGAGTACGCAACGTCTGGGCCGGAAGCATGGCGGTTCGTGCCGACGTCTTCCGCGCGGTGGGCGGCTTCCGGACCGGCTTCGGAAAGGTCGGTGACGTCAGCCGGCCCGAGGACACCGACCTGTGCATCCGCATGGCCGCCGAACGGCAGGGTCACTGGGTCTATGTGCCCCGGGCGATCGTGGATCACGAGGTGCCGGCCTACCGAGCTTCCCTGCGCTTCTTCGCCGGCCGGTGCTACGCCGAGGGCGTGGGCAAGATCGAGATGCGTGCCGCGCTGCGCGACCTTCCGGACGCCCTGGGCGACGAGCAGACGTACGTCACGCGGACGGTTCCGCTCGGGCTGGCCCGCAACGTCGCGACGGGTCGCCTCGACCGGGCCGCCGCCATGGCGCTGGGGATCGCCTGCGCCGCCGCGGGGGCCGCGTCGGCCTCCTGGGCGGCCCGGCGAACGGGAGCGCCGCGGCCACGGATAACCGCCGGGAGTGGATCCGCATGA
- a CDS encoding glycosyltransferase family 2 protein, whose translation MVIPTKNEARNIPWVLERLPLGVFEVIVVDGASVDGTVEVARSIRDDIVVVDQTRSGKGNALACGFAAARGEIIVMIDADGSMDPAEIVSFVDELLTGADYVKGTRFSLGGGSSDITRIRRAGNAALNGLVNMLYKASFTDLCYGYNAFWAHAVKHLELPTPSGHEPQTGDGFEVETMMNIRAAVAPLVVQEVASYESDRLHGASNLHAVRDGLRVLRVIAKEYRTPAARAVRATPRSARPATRPAARHLPAMRQAPAFPPRQHAAEPGDSTILPTRVGGAW comes from the coding sequence GTGGTCATTCCGACGAAGAACGAAGCCCGGAACATTCCGTGGGTGCTCGAGCGTCTTCCCCTCGGCGTCTTCGAGGTGATCGTCGTCGACGGCGCCTCCGTGGACGGCACCGTCGAGGTCGCCCGCAGCATCCGCGACGACATCGTCGTCGTCGACCAGACGCGGTCCGGCAAGGGGAACGCGCTCGCCTGCGGCTTCGCCGCCGCCCGGGGAGAGATCATCGTCATGATCGACGCCGACGGCTCCATGGACCCCGCCGAGATCGTGTCCTTCGTGGACGAGCTGCTCACCGGCGCGGACTACGTCAAGGGCACGCGCTTCTCGCTGGGCGGCGGCTCGTCCGACATCACGCGGATCCGCCGTGCCGGCAACGCGGCCCTGAACGGCCTGGTCAACATGCTCTACAAGGCGTCGTTCACCGACCTCTGCTACGGCTACAACGCCTTCTGGGCACACGCCGTCAAGCACCTCGAACTGCCCACGCCATCAGGGCACGAGCCGCAGACCGGCGACGGCTTCGAGGTCGAGACGATGATGAACATCCGGGCCGCGGTCGCGCCGCTCGTGGTGCAAGAGGTTGCGAGCTACGAATCCGATCGGCTGCACGGCGCGTCGAACCTCCACGCCGTCCGGGACGGCCTGCGCGTACTACGGGTGATCGCCAAGGAGTACCGGACCCCGGCGGCGCGGGCCGTCCGAGCCACGCCCCGGTCGGCCCGACCGGCCACCCGCCCGGCCGCCCGCCACCTGCCCGCGATGCGGCAGGCACCGGCATTCCCGCCCCGGCAGCACGCCGCCGAACCTGGCGACTCCACCATTCTGCCCACCCGCGTCGGCGGTGCCTGGTGA
- a CDS encoding family 16 glycosylhydrolase: MARNKRAAYPALGIPATRTARLTALANVLVLGATAAFTMPDGTRAIAASKSVARTVKSAQATTARLVEIATNGSAARSLTGWTSRSHSGGVAVKRVTGLTGPFPVTTGVRISRSGGTGTWAYALTALKSPQTAFTVGKTYTMSGWVRDLAASGRPIGLLLGNANYQHRPTTTAEYPRFIDTGWHYVSRSFICTAPGFADTAFYLGLPASGSFDFQLTGLSVRAAPMPAPARMAVPPSTVVSFAGAAGTAPDARTWNYELGGHGWGNGEAQTYTSRATNVRLDGTGKLRITARRETFTGPDDITRTFTSARITTKGKLAVAPGSYVEAPITAPTGAGLWPAFWLLGTDIDKVGWPASGELDIFEGVGARPTMAHSAAHMAASDNPKTDFPYGWGEAGGTTDLGEPVDARAHKYGVYFDAGTVRFYIDRRPTMSLWAADALATGRTWPFGGPQYMILNVAVSGEVDTTATAFPREMAVGPISIWNTGLPF, encoded by the coding sequence TTGGCCCGAAACAAGCGTGCCGCATATCCGGCGCTCGGCATCCCCGCGACCCGTACGGCCCGGCTCACCGCGCTCGCGAACGTGCTCGTCCTCGGCGCGACCGCGGCGTTCACCATGCCGGACGGCACACGCGCGATCGCGGCCTCGAAGTCGGTGGCCCGGACGGTCAAGAGCGCGCAGGCCACCACCGCCCGCCTGGTGGAGATCGCCACCAACGGCTCGGCGGCCAGGTCCCTGACCGGATGGACTTCCCGGTCCCACTCGGGCGGCGTGGCCGTCAAGCGGGTGACCGGCCTCACAGGCCCGTTCCCGGTCACGACCGGCGTGCGGATCAGCCGCTCGGGCGGCACGGGCACCTGGGCCTACGCCCTCACCGCGCTGAAGAGCCCGCAGACCGCCTTCACGGTGGGCAAGACCTACACGATGAGCGGATGGGTCCGGGACCTGGCCGCCTCCGGCCGGCCGATCGGACTGCTCCTGGGCAATGCCAACTATCAGCACCGGCCCACCACGACCGCGGAGTACCCCAGGTTCATCGACACCGGCTGGCACTACGTCAGCCGTTCCTTCATCTGCACCGCGCCCGGTTTCGCGGACACCGCCTTCTACCTAGGACTGCCGGCCAGCGGCTCGTTCGACTTTCAGCTCACCGGCCTCAGCGTGCGCGCGGCGCCGATGCCCGCACCGGCTCGCATGGCGGTGCCGCCGTCGACCGTGGTCTCCTTCGCCGGAGCGGCCGGGACGGCTCCGGACGCCCGCACCTGGAACTACGAGCTCGGCGGGCACGGCTGGGGCAACGGAGAGGCGCAGACGTACACCTCGCGGGCCACGAACGTGCGGCTCGACGGCACCGGCAAGCTGAGGATCACGGCGCGCCGCGAGACGTTCACCGGTCCGGACGACATCACCCGCACGTTCACCAGCGCCCGGATCACCACCAAGGGCAAGCTCGCCGTCGCACCGGGCTCCTACGTGGAGGCGCCCATCACCGCACCGACCGGCGCCGGCCTGTGGCCCGCGTTCTGGCTGCTCGGCACCGACATCGACAAGGTGGGCTGGCCGGCCTCGGGCGAGCTCGACATCTTCGAGGGTGTCGGCGCCCGGCCGACCATGGCCCACTCGGCGGCACACATGGCCGCCAGCGACAATCCCAAGACCGATTTTCCGTACGGCTGGGGGGAGGCGGGCGGCACCACCGATCTCGGCGAGCCCGTCGACGCACGCGCCCACAAGTACGGCGTCTATTTCGATGCCGGAACGGTGCGCTTCTACATCGACCGGAGGCCGACGATGAGCCTGTGGGCCGCGGACGCACTCGCGACCGGCCGGACGTGGCCGTTCGGCGGCCCGCAGTACATGATCCTCAATGTGGCCGTATCCGGGGAGGTCGACACCACCGCGACCGCTTTCCCCAGGGAGATGGCGGTGGGTCCGATCTCGATCTGGAACACCGGGTTGCCCTTCTGA
- a CDS encoding L-type lectin-domain containing protein, with protein sequence MRKRLAMCAATILAAALAGTVTSTAASAAPTGSKVISYTDFSAGPGLRMAGSAAVDGTALRLTGGSKREAGAAWSRVKINPRMSFDTAFEVSMTGAVGHADGIAFVLQNDGPTAIGGHGGSIGYGGMTHSVAVELDTFRNPNDVDNNHVAVVTAGAAGEVQPVVAPSPIQMFGQTVRVRTTWLAGSKTLKVRVKALGGQEMKILEKKIDLRKALGYKKAFVGFTGGTGEDVSVQKINSWTLKVMD encoded by the coding sequence ATGCGAAAACGCTTGGCGATGTGCGCGGCTACGATCCTGGCCGCCGCACTGGCCGGCACGGTCACGTCGACGGCCGCGTCGGCCGCACCGACCGGCTCAAAGGTCATCAGCTACACCGACTTCAGCGCCGGACCTGGCCTGCGCATGGCGGGCAGCGCCGCCGTCGACGGCACCGCGCTCCGCCTGACCGGCGGCAGCAAGCGCGAGGCCGGCGCGGCCTGGTCTCGCGTGAAGATCAACCCCAGGATGTCCTTCGACACGGCGTTCGAGGTCTCGATGACCGGCGCGGTCGGCCACGCCGACGGCATCGCGTTCGTCCTGCAGAACGACGGGCCGACGGCCATCGGCGGGCACGGCGGCAGCATCGGGTACGGCGGGATGACGCACAGCGTCGCCGTCGAGCTCGACACCTTCCGCAACCCGAACGACGTGGACAACAACCACGTCGCCGTGGTGACCGCGGGCGCCGCAGGCGAGGTGCAGCCCGTGGTGGCGCCCTCGCCGATCCAGATGTTCGGCCAGACCGTCCGGGTCCGGACCACCTGGCTCGCGGGGAGCAAGACGCTCAAGGTGCGAGTCAAGGCACTGGGCGGGCAGGAGATGAAGATCCTGGAAAAGAAGATCGACCTGCGGAAGGCGCTGGGCTACAAGAAGGCGTTCGTGGGCTTCACCGGCGGCACGGGTGAGGACGTGTCGGTGCAGAAGATCAATAGCTGGACTTTGAAGGTCATGGACTGA
- a CDS encoding glycosyltransferase, producing the protein MRHALTRDTIDEETAAGSRTPRIAAPKAAPTRPLLMDRTARPPGRLMQHTDLELIFPVVNREDDVPSRLAEAARALLGLGLTVSLAVVDGGSSDRTVEAVDEVAAGSLIPIRVLGCSTPGWGAGALRGARTSRARWVGFGEPTPFGRGTVDALRRAAHLLRGGKHIVCLAAEGQRLTVMDKTVAELLFGDELPDGPGFVPALPDTPRHAGLRMAAHGRTATDAAWDSTLILPRMTT; encoded by the coding sequence ATGCGACATGCTCTCACCAGGGACACGATCGACGAAGAGACCGCGGCCGGGAGCAGGACGCCTCGGATCGCCGCGCCGAAGGCGGCGCCGACCCGGCCCCTGCTGATGGATCGCACGGCACGACCGCCGGGACGGCTGATGCAGCACACCGACCTGGAACTGATCTTCCCGGTCGTCAACCGCGAGGACGACGTGCCGTCCCGGCTCGCGGAGGCCGCGCGCGCACTGCTCGGCCTCGGCCTCACCGTGTCCCTTGCCGTGGTCGACGGCGGATCCAGCGACCGGACCGTCGAGGCGGTCGACGAGGTCGCCGCCGGCTCGCTGATCCCGATCCGGGTACTCGGCTGCTCCACCCCGGGGTGGGGCGCCGGCGCGCTGCGGGGAGCCCGCACCAGCCGGGCCCGGTGGGTCGGCTTCGGGGAGCCGACCCCGTTCGGGCGCGGCACGGTCGACGCCCTGCGCCGCGCCGCGCATCTCCTCCGCGGCGGCAAGCACATCGTCTGCCTCGCCGCCGAGGGTCAGCGGCTCACCGTGATGGACAAGACCGTCGCCGAGCTGCTGTTCGGCGACGAACTGCCCGACGGCCCGGGATTCGTGCCCGCGCTGCCGGACACCCCGCGGCACGCCGGACTGCGGATGGCAGCGCACGGGCGTACCGCCACCGACGCCGCATGGGACAGCACCCTGATCCTGCCCCGGATGACGACGTGA